The Arctopsyche grandis isolate Sample6627 chromosome 10, ASM5162203v2, whole genome shotgun sequence genome window below encodes:
- the LOC143917975 gene encoding uncharacterized protein LOC143917975 isoform X2, whose protein sequence is MIYKCYGIQIFVGNYDIPKDLYLICDTCVARLRSAFLFRLQVEIAHESFQNEFINCKSFSQDTSNSDKMNNVEELSDNDTGDLYSIDDYGEEFCIPSETLKVEFSDSYTAVDNAFQNNTNVIEKIHIDNRQKEGNVVSTVNEIEHEETSYKNKNTLPKITYVKRKRRRITTREELFQLNKNDVICKICNETFAWHNSLKRHMSIHFPNHICHICGKFCPSKPHMTMHVNSHHRRDTIETCKICNKTYNGSENLRLHMRNHSDFKHLHKCPQCPERFTTFYMRVKHLIDVHNDEPNKFKCKLCPKQFLMSGALTEHVKKTHLQERNHKCQECHQHFHYAAELRRHMMKHSGIKNFQCEQCNKSYTRQSTLKEHMKIHNNVKDYVCPICNRAFTQKCTLKGHMKVHDKVKDNSSESTKEQ, encoded by the exons ATGATATATAAATGCTATGGCATTCAG ATTTTCGTTGGAAATTACGACATTCCGAAAGATTTATACCTCATTTGTGATACGTGTGTGGCAAGATTGAGAAGCGCGTTTTTATTTCGACTTCAAGTTGAAATTGCACACGAATCTTTTCAAAACG AGTTCATCAATTGCAAATCGTTCAGTCAAGATACTAGTAATTCGGACAAAATGAATAATGTTGAAGAACTTTCTGATAATGATACCGGTGATTTATATTCTATTGATGATTATGGGGAAGAATTTTGTATACCATCCGAGACTTTAAAAGTCGAATTCAGTGATTCATACACTGCAGTTGATAATGCCTTCCAAAATAATACGAACGTGatagaaaaaatacatattgacAATAGGCAAAAAGAAGGTAATGTCGTTTCAACGGTGAATGAAATCGAACACGAAGAAAccagttataaaaataaaaatacccttCCTAAGATAACTTATGTTAaaagaaaaagaagaagaataacAACACGCGAGGAGttgtttcaattaaataaaaacgatgTTATCTGTAAAATTTGCAACGAAACTTTTGCCTGGCACAATTCGCTTAAACGTCACATGTCTATACATTTTCCCAATCACATTTGCCATATATGTGGTAAGTTTTGTCCATCAAAACCGCATATGACAATGCATGTGAATTCACATCATAGAAGAGACACTATAGaaacatgtaaaatatgtaacaaAACGTATAATGGTTCAGAAAATTTACGGTTGCACATGCGTAATCACTCCGACTTCAAACATCTGCATAAATGCCCCCAATGTCCAGAAAGATTCACAACTTTTTATATGAGAGTCAAACATTTAATCGACGTCCACAACGATGAaccaaataaattcaaatgcaaACTTTGTCCAAAACAATTTCTAATGTCGGGCGCTCTTACTGAACACGTGAAGAAAACTCATTTGCAAGAACGAAACCACAAATGCCAAGAGTGCCACCAACATTTCCACTATGCAGCTGAACTTAGACGACACATGATGAAGCACTCTGGCATTAAAAACTTCCAATGTGAACAATGCAACAAATCTTACACTAGACAGTCCACTTTAAAAGAACATATGAAAATCCACAATAATGTTAAAGATTACGTTTGTCCAATATGTAATAGGGCGTTTACACAAAAATGCACTCTAAAAGGGCACATGAAAGTACATGACAAAGTTAAGGATAATAGCAGTGAAAGTACTAAAGAACAGTGA
- the LOC143917974 gene encoding uncharacterized protein LOC143917974, producing MIVISKVLKNRKKSEEIDGKKSDPTKWKQNVAKKQRSLCLPYTIKNKMRDAKAPKSVNCSTCRFKCAEHFTEENRRFLCANYWKLADFKLQKDFILSSVVSCPPKRRLETRSSNRKARVDSKQYYFEKDNAKIRVCQTFFRSTLSISPDIILNAFQHKGPLGTYGGIDGRGKKPPANKTSPDILAFAKRHIESFPTMELNYYKKSTKRKYLDGTLSITKMYELYVEKCKTENKEFCSAISYRRILGNDYNLSFFRPKKNQCTLCTKFNQASDDTKIELQTKYDQHQLSKEECNTAKINDKKRATGNPNFVSLTFDLNSVLQIPSADASPMYYSRKVSTYNLTVYESMAPNNVFCFCWTELNGKRGSSEIGSCLFEYLTKYLPDHVTEVSMFSDSCGGQNRNQHLAALMMYVVQVTNIKILEHKFLESGHNDMEIDSMHNSIEKVKKYVSVYTMHDWLSIFNVYRQRTKANSTYQTQEMKFNNILDLEDLSRRLIKNTLDINGEVVKWFKIKSLKYTKQNWGEIQYKYKHADQYSTINVFDSCQIQIPNKVKILYKNQLPISEAKKRDLVSLCHSSVIPEEFHAWYLNLPTCSQLKDTLQEPCVGDESETENPDE from the coding sequence ATGATTGTAATATCGAAAGTTCTCAAAAACAGAAAGAAAAGCGAGGAAATCGATGGAAAAAAAAGCGATCCAACTAAATGGAAACAAAACGTGGCTAAGAAGCAGCGCAGCTTATGTTTACCTTAcactattaaaaacaaaatgcgTGATGCCAAAGCACCGAAAAGCGTCAACTGTAGTACTTGTCGGTTTAAATGCGCTGAACACTTTACCGAAGAAAATAGAAGATTTCTATGTGCAAATTATTGGAAATTAGCAGATTTTAAACTGCAGAAGGACTTTATTCTGTCATCGGTTGTGTCATGTCCACCTAAAAGGCGACTCGAAACAAGATCGAGCAACAGGAAAGCAAGAGTTGACTCCAAACAATATTATTTTGAGAAAGACAATGCTAAAATCAGAGTGTGCCAGACCTTCTTTAGATCAACTCTTTCGATATCTCCCGATATTATTCTTAATGCTTTTCAACATAAAGGACCATTAGGAACATACGGTGGTATTGATGGTAGAGGTAAAAAACCACCAGCTAATAAGACCAGTCCTGATATCCTAGCTTTCGCTAAACGCCATATTGAAAGTTTTCCCACGATGGAATTAAACTACTATAAAAAATCAACCAAGCGAAAATATTTAGATGGCACACTGAGTATCACTAAAATGTACGAGTTGTACGTTGAAAAATGTAAAACAGAAAATAAAGAATTTTGCTCTGCTATATCGTACCGGAGAATATTAGGAAATGATTacaatttatctttttttaggcctaaaaaaaatcaatgcacACTTTGCACTAAATTTAATCAAGCGTCAGACGATACAAAAATTGAATTACAAACAAAATACGATCAACATCAGTTGAGTAAAGAAGAATGTAATACggcaaaaataaatgataagaaAAGGGCAACAGGCAATCCTAACTTTGTATCCTTAACGTTTGATTTAAATTCCGTTTTACAGATTCCATCGGCAGATGCAAGTCCCATGTATTACAGCCGCAAAGTTTCAACGTACAACTTAACAGTTTACGAATCTATGGCTCCGAATAATGTATTTTGCTTTTGCTGGACTGAATTGAATGGGAAAAGAGGTAGTTCAGAAATTGGAAGTTGCCTTTTTGAATATCTCACGAAATATCTTCCGGATCATGTCACTGAAGTTTCAATGTTTTCCGATTCGTGCGGCGGTCAGAATAGAAACCAACATTTAGCAGCTTTAATGATGTATGTAGTTCAAgttacaaatatcaaaattttagaACATAAATTCCTCGAGAGTGGTCATAATGATATGGAGATTGATTCTATGCATAACAGTATTGAAAAGGTTAAAAAGTATGTATCCGTGTATACAATGCACGACTGGTTGTCAATATTTAACGTTTATAGACAACGAACTAAAGCTAATTCCACGTATCAAACGcaagaaatgaaatttaataacattcTCGACTTGGAGGATTTATCAAGGAGGCTTATAAAGAACACTTTGGATATTAATGGTGAAGTTGTAAAATGGTTTAAAAtcaagtccttaaaatatacTAAGCAAAATTGGGgtgaaatacaatataaatataaacatgctGATCAATATAGCACAATAAATGTTTTCGATAGTTGTCAAATCCAAATtccaaataaagtaaaaatattatataaaaatcagtTACCCATAAGTGAAGCCAAAAAGAGAGACTTGGTGAGTCTTTGCCATTCAAGTGTAATTCCAGAAGAATTTCATGCATGGTATCTAAACTTGCCCACTTGCTCTCAACTAAAAGACACCTTACAAGAACCGTGCGTTGGTGATGAAAGTGAAACGGAAAATCCCGATGAATGA
- the LOC143917975 gene encoding uncharacterized protein LOC143917975 isoform X1: MSTCNARTRGACCFCLRGSSLLSLVLPNSHNGQTEIYADMIYKCYGIQIFVGNYDIPKDLYLICDTCVARLRSAFLFRLQVEIAHESFQNEFINCKSFSQDTSNSDKMNNVEELSDNDTGDLYSIDDYGEEFCIPSETLKVEFSDSYTAVDNAFQNNTNVIEKIHIDNRQKEGNVVSTVNEIEHEETSYKNKNTLPKITYVKRKRRRITTREELFQLNKNDVICKICNETFAWHNSLKRHMSIHFPNHICHICGKFCPSKPHMTMHVNSHHRRDTIETCKICNKTYNGSENLRLHMRNHSDFKHLHKCPQCPERFTTFYMRVKHLIDVHNDEPNKFKCKLCPKQFLMSGALTEHVKKTHLQERNHKCQECHQHFHYAAELRRHMMKHSGIKNFQCEQCNKSYTRQSTLKEHMKIHNNVKDYVCPICNRAFTQKCTLKGHMKVHDKVKDNSSESTKEQ, from the exons ATGTCTACTTGTAATGCAAGAACGCGAGGGGCTTGCTGCTTTTGTCTTCGAGGCTCCAGTCTTCTTAGTTTAGTATTGCCTAATTCCCACAATGGACAGACGGAGATATATGCAGACATGATATATAAATGCTATGGCATTCAG ATTTTCGTTGGAAATTACGACATTCCGAAAGATTTATACCTCATTTGTGATACGTGTGTGGCAAGATTGAGAAGCGCGTTTTTATTTCGACTTCAAGTTGAAATTGCACACGAATCTTTTCAAAACG AGTTCATCAATTGCAAATCGTTCAGTCAAGATACTAGTAATTCGGACAAAATGAATAATGTTGAAGAACTTTCTGATAATGATACCGGTGATTTATATTCTATTGATGATTATGGGGAAGAATTTTGTATACCATCCGAGACTTTAAAAGTCGAATTCAGTGATTCATACACTGCAGTTGATAATGCCTTCCAAAATAATACGAACGTGatagaaaaaatacatattgacAATAGGCAAAAAGAAGGTAATGTCGTTTCAACGGTGAATGAAATCGAACACGAAGAAAccagttataaaaataaaaatacccttCCTAAGATAACTTATGTTAaaagaaaaagaagaagaataacAACACGCGAGGAGttgtttcaattaaataaaaacgatgTTATCTGTAAAATTTGCAACGAAACTTTTGCCTGGCACAATTCGCTTAAACGTCACATGTCTATACATTTTCCCAATCACATTTGCCATATATGTGGTAAGTTTTGTCCATCAAAACCGCATATGACAATGCATGTGAATTCACATCATAGAAGAGACACTATAGaaacatgtaaaatatgtaacaaAACGTATAATGGTTCAGAAAATTTACGGTTGCACATGCGTAATCACTCCGACTTCAAACATCTGCATAAATGCCCCCAATGTCCAGAAAGATTCACAACTTTTTATATGAGAGTCAAACATTTAATCGACGTCCACAACGATGAaccaaataaattcaaatgcaaACTTTGTCCAAAACAATTTCTAATGTCGGGCGCTCTTACTGAACACGTGAAGAAAACTCATTTGCAAGAACGAAACCACAAATGCCAAGAGTGCCACCAACATTTCCACTATGCAGCTGAACTTAGACGACACATGATGAAGCACTCTGGCATTAAAAACTTCCAATGTGAACAATGCAACAAATCTTACACTAGACAGTCCACTTTAAAAGAACATATGAAAATCCACAATAATGTTAAAGATTACGTTTGTCCAATATGTAATAGGGCGTTTACACAAAAATGCACTCTAAAAGGGCACATGAAAGTACATGACAAAGTTAAGGATAATAGCAGTGAAAGTACTAAAGAACAGTGA